Proteins found in one Alicyclobacillus cycloheptanicus genomic segment:
- a CDS encoding IclR family transcriptional regulator, giving the protein MAGQSRRPETGQSPRHDGVQSIDRAVAILNCFSMDVEELSLGEIADAAHLPKPTVYRLLSALRKHQWIEQDERTGLYRLGFGLFALGAIVGNQMDLRRSALPIMQRLAEETRETVNLNVLDGGERICIELVEGSHAIRNFVKIGTRNSLLAGASGKVLLANLPDAEAAAIIDAAIPSEDADRRQALVQELEMIQRQGYAITYSDRVEGACGISAPVRGKSGVLVAGLTVSGPEERLRQSESHIVSRLLEAAQALSVRMGDMTGTRPAGG; this is encoded by the coding sequence ATGGCGGGACAATCACGACGGCCAGAAACGGGGCAGTCCCCACGCCACGACGGTGTCCAGTCGATCGACCGAGCAGTTGCAATCCTCAACTGTTTTTCGATGGACGTGGAGGAGCTGTCCCTGGGGGAAATTGCGGATGCTGCACATCTTCCAAAACCTACGGTGTACCGCTTGTTAAGCGCCTTGCGCAAGCACCAGTGGATTGAGCAGGATGAGCGGACAGGACTGTATCGGCTCGGGTTCGGCTTGTTCGCGCTGGGAGCGATTGTGGGCAATCAGATGGATCTGAGGCGAAGTGCGCTGCCCATTATGCAGCGCCTCGCCGAGGAAACACGGGAAACCGTCAATCTGAACGTACTCGACGGTGGGGAGCGGATCTGCATTGAACTCGTGGAGGGGTCCCATGCCATTCGTAACTTCGTGAAGATTGGAACTCGAAACTCATTGCTCGCGGGCGCTTCCGGTAAAGTGCTGTTGGCGAATTTGCCAGATGCGGAGGCCGCCGCCATTATCGATGCAGCGATACCGTCCGAAGACGCGGACAGGCGCCAGGCGCTAGTCCAGGAGCTAGAGATGATTCAGCGCCAAGGGTATGCCATTACGTACAGCGATCGCGTTGAAGGCGCCTGTGGCATTTCGGCGCCAGTGCGTGGCAAGTCTGGGGTATTGGTCGCTGGACTGACGGTTTCGGGTCCGGAAGAGCGGCTGCGGCAGTCCGAATCTCACATCGTATCCAGATTGTTGGAGGCAGCACAAGCGTTGTCAGTCCGTATGGGTGATATGACCGGAACACGACCTGCAGGAGGGTGA